A portion of the Maylandia zebra isolate NMK-2024a linkage group LG9, Mzebra_GT3a, whole genome shotgun sequence genome contains these proteins:
- the LOC143420343 gene encoding uncharacterized protein LOC143420343 isoform X5, whose product MSSTQEDQHGARSQRSQEADKPHRRKREKTYTCDECGKDFARKNELKRHLVIHSGVKAYSCDQCGRAFTRSSSLQRHLLTHSGIKAYSCDECGKDFTGKTDLKHHQVIHTGERPFSCDLCGKSFSWKDSLKQHQLIHSGVKAYICDQCGRAFTHSSNLQRHLVTHSGIKAYSCDICGKTFSQRGHRNIHLRIHTRHVVYCCEQCGKEFITDTQLKQHMFIHTEERPYKCDLCEKTFKAPRHLREHQQIHTRKRLNKRSCCEQSDTDGSSSQPCHHRGGGKDFRCDLCGKTFSQQKTLKRHQRRHTGDKLKYCKECGRGFPTSHHLKQHELIHSGVKKHLCDQCGSSFTTACELKSHKRVHTGEKPYKCRHCDKSFSHSNSRNKHERTHMEGNYSCDQCDKSFRNLSSYSEHKRSHVTNKLFHCYQCAQTFTSLSALCKHQRDHSGLKSLSSLDHSEPEETERSSGFSVRLKKLEIRLHRVQIESFKLVLN is encoded by the exons atgagctcaacacaggag gaccaacatggagcgagaagtcagcgctctcaggaggccgacaaacctcacagaagaaagagagagaaaacatacacctgtgacgagtgtgggaaggattttGCTAGGAAGAATGAACTAAAACGTCATCtggtcatccacagtggagttaaagcatacagctgtgatcagtgtggcagagcttttactcgcagtagcagcttacagaggcatctacttacccactctggaattaaggcatacagctgtgacgagtgtgggaaggattttacTGGGAAGACTGACCTAAAAcatcatcaggtcatccacactggagagagaccgttcagctgtgacttgtgtggaaagtctttttcctggaaggattccctaaaacaacaccaactcatccacagtggagttaaagcgtacatctgtgatcagtgtggcagagcttttactcacagtagcaacttacagaggcatctagttacccactctggaattaaggcatacagctgtgacatctgtggaaaaactttcagccagagagggcACCGAAAtatacacctacgcattcacacgaGACATgttgtgtactgctgtgaacagtgtggcaaagagTTTATAACAGACACACAGTTAAAACAACACATGTTtatccacactgaggagagaccttataaatgtgacctgtgtgagaagacttttaaagctcCACGTCACCTGAgagaacaccaacagatccacaccagaaagagactcaaCAAGCGCAGTtgctgtgag cagagcgacacagatggatccagttctcaaccctgtcatcaccgtggtggtgggaaagactttcgttgtgacctttgtggaaaaactttcagtcagcaaaagaccctaaaaagacatcaacgtagacacactggagacaaactgaaatactgcaaagaatgtgggagaggcTTCCCCACATCGCATcacttaaaacaacatgaactgattcacagtggggttaaaaagcacctctgtgatcagtgtgggtcatccttcaccactgcatgtgagcttaaatcacacaaacgagtccacacaggagagaaaccatacaagtgcagacactgtgacaaaagcttctcacaTTCAAATAGTCGTAACAagcatgaacgtacacacatggagggaaactacagctgtgaccagtgtgacaagagcttcaggaatctcagttcatactccgaacacaaacgatcccacgttactaataaactgtttcactgttaccaatgtgcccaaacattcacctcattgtctgctctgtgcaaacatcagcgtgatcactcagggctgaaatcactctcatcactggatcacagtgaacctgaagagacagaaagatcctctggtttcagtgtcagactcaaaaagcttgagatcaggctccacagagttcagatagaatcatttaaacttgtgttgaactga
- the LOC143420343 gene encoding uncharacterized protein LOC143420343 isoform X3, whose translation MSSTQEDQHGARSQRSQEADKPHRRKREKTYTCDECGKDFARKNELKRHLVIHSGVKAYSCDQCGRAFTRSSSLQRHLLTHSGIKAYSCDECGKDFTGKTDLKHHQVIHTGERPFSCDLCGKSFSWKDSLKQHQLIHSGVKAYICDQCGRAFTHSSNLQRHLVTHSGIKAYSCDICGKTFSQRGHRNIHLRIHTRHVVYCCEQCGKEFITDTQLKQHMFIHTEERPYKCDLCEKTFKAPRHLREHQQIHTRKRLNKRSCCEKQSDTDGSSSQPCHHRGGGKDFRCDLCGKTFSQQKTLKRHQRRHTGDKLKYCKECGRGFPTSHHLKQHELIHSGVKKHLCDQCGSSFTTACELKSHKRVHTGEKPYKCRHCDKSFSHSNSRNKHERTHMEGNYSCDQCDKSFRNLSSYSEHKRSHVTNKLFHCYQCAQTFTSLSALCKHQRDHSGLKSLSSLDHSEPEETERSSGFSVRLKKLEIRLHRVQIESFKLVLN comes from the exons atgagctcaacacaggag gaccaacatggagcgagaagtcagcgctctcaggaggccgacaaacctcacagaagaaagagagagaaaacatacacctgtgacgagtgtgggaaggattttGCTAGGAAGAATGAACTAAAACGTCATCtggtcatccacagtggagttaaagcatacagctgtgatcagtgtggcagagcttttactcgcagtagcagcttacagaggcatctacttacccactctggaattaaggcatacagctgtgacgagtgtgggaaggattttacTGGGAAGACTGACCTAAAAcatcatcaggtcatccacactggagagagaccgttcagctgtgacttgtgtggaaagtctttttcctggaaggattccctaaaacaacaccaactcatccacagtggagttaaagcgtacatctgtgatcagtgtggcagagcttttactcacagtagcaacttacagaggcatctagttacccactctggaattaaggcatacagctgtgacatctgtggaaaaactttcagccagagagggcACCGAAAtatacacctacgcattcacacgaGACATgttgtgtactgctgtgaacagtgtggcaaagagTTTATAACAGACACACAGTTAAAACAACACATGTTtatccacactgaggagagaccttataaatgtgacctgtgtgagaagacttttaaagctcCACGTCACCTGAgagaacaccaacagatccacaccagaaagagactcaaCAAGCGCAGTtgctgtgag aagcagagcgacacagatggatccagttctcaaccctgtcatcaccgtggtggtgggaaagactttcgttgtgacctttgtggaaaaactttcagtcagcaaaagaccctaaaaagacatcaacgtagacacactggagacaaactgaaatactgcaaagaatgtgggagaggcTTCCCCACATCGCATcacttaaaacaacatgaactgattcacagtggggttaaaaagcacctctgtgatcagtgtgggtcatccttcaccactgcatgtgagcttaaatcacacaaacgagtccacacaggagagaaaccatacaagtgcagacactgtgacaaaagcttctcacaTTCAAATAGTCGTAACAagcatgaacgtacacacatggagggaaactacagctgtgaccagtgtgacaagagcttcaggaatctcagttcatactccgaacacaaacgatcccacgttactaataaactgtttcactgttaccaatgtgcccaaacattcacctcattgtctgctctgtgcaaacatcagcgtgatcactcagggctgaaatcactctcatcactggatcacagtgaacctgaagagacagaaagatcctctggtttcagtgtcagactcaaaaagcttgagatcaggctccacagagttcagatagaatcatttaaacttgtgttgaactga
- the LOC143420343 gene encoding uncharacterized protein LOC143420343 isoform X4 produces the protein MSSTQKDQHGARSQRSQEADKPHRRKREKTYTCDECGKDFARKNELKRHLVIHSGVKAYSCDQCGRAFTRSSSLQRHLLTHSGIKAYSCDECGKDFTGKTDLKHHQVIHTGERPFSCDLCGKSFSWKDSLKQHQLIHSGVKAYICDQCGRAFTHSSNLQRHLVTHSGIKAYSCDICGKTFSQRGHRNIHLRIHTRHVVYCCEQCGKEFITDTQLKQHMFIHTEERPYKCDLCEKTFKAPRHLREHQQIHTRKRLNKRSCCEKQSDTDGSSSQPCHHRGGGKDFRCDLCGKTFSQQKTLKRHQRRHTGDKLKYCKECGRGFPTSHHLKQHELIHSGVKKHLCDQCGSSFTTACELKSHKRVHTGEKPYKCRHCDKSFSHSNSRNKHERTHMEGNYSCDQCDKSFRNLSSYSEHKRSHVTNKLFHCYQCAQTFTSLSALCKHQRDHSGLKSLSSLDHSEPEETERSSGFSVRLKKLEIRLHRVQIESFKLVLN, from the exons gaccaacatggagcgagaagtcagcgctctcaggaggccgacaaacctcacagaagaaagagagagaaaacatacacctgtgacgagtgtgggaaggattttGCTAGGAAGAATGAACTAAAACGTCATCtggtcatccacagtggagttaaagcatacagctgtgatcagtgtggcagagcttttactcgcagtagcagcttacagaggcatctacttacccactctggaattaaggcatacagctgtgacgagtgtgggaaggattttacTGGGAAGACTGACCTAAAAcatcatcaggtcatccacactggagagagaccgttcagctgtgacttgtgtggaaagtctttttcctggaaggattccctaaaacaacaccaactcatccacagtggagttaaagcgtacatctgtgatcagtgtggcagagcttttactcacagtagcaacttacagaggcatctagttacccactctggaattaaggcatacagctgtgacatctgtggaaaaactttcagccagagagggcACCGAAAtatacacctacgcattcacacgaGACATgttgtgtactgctgtgaacagtgtggcaaagagTTTATAACAGACACACAGTTAAAACAACACATGTTtatccacactgaggagagaccttataaatgtgacctgtgtgagaagacttttaaagctcCACGTCACCTGAgagaacaccaacagatccacaccagaaagagactcaaCAAGCGCAGTtgctgtgag aagcagagcgacacagatggatccagttctcaaccctgtcatcaccgtggtggtgggaaagactttcgttgtgacctttgtggaaaaactttcagtcagcaaaagaccctaaaaagacatcaacgtagacacactggagacaaactgaaatactgcaaagaatgtgggagaggcTTCCCCACATCGCATcacttaaaacaacatgaactgattcacagtggggttaaaaagcacctctgtgatcagtgtgggtcatccttcaccactgcatgtgagcttaaatcacacaaacgagtccacacaggagagaaaccatacaagtgcagacactgtgacaaaagcttctcacaTTCAAATAGTCGTAACAagcatgaacgtacacacatggagggaaactacagctgtgaccagtgtgacaagagcttcaggaatctcagttcatactccgaacacaaacgatcccacgttactaataaactgtttcactgttaccaatgtgcccaaacattcacctcattgtctgctctgtgcaaacatcagcgtgatcactcagggctgaaatcactctcatcactggatcacagtgaacctgaagagacagaaagatcctctggtttcagtgtcagactcaaaaagcttgagatcaggctccacagagttcagatagaatcatttaaacttgtgttgaactga